The sequence ATCCTCACACTGAGAATCAGGGATGTATCATCCAGCTGAATTCATGTTTTTcagtacaggaggaaaaaaaacaacccagttttCCCAGAAAAAGTGTTCAGAAGTTACAGTTTCTGAAAGACCTTTCTGTAGAAGGACGATGCCACCTTCCTTCCCGGACTGGTGATATTTCATACAATAATTACATTTACCTGGGCTAAAGGTTTTGAACTGGGATCCAGCTTACTCCTGTGGATATCAAATTCTGCCCGTTTATGCCAAAATCTCCAAGCATCTAAAAGATTCCTGTAGTTCTCGATCCAGTACTGAACCCTCTCATCCTTAAGTACATCTGACGGAGAACCCtaaagcaggcaggaaaaaaaagtcagaaatattattcactttttcaaaaggctttaCAATCATACTACAAAATATGAGAAATAATAGCATGTAATTTGTCTAgagaaagattaattttctgtTAAACTGTAACGCGAGTttgataaaaaaaattgttttcagtctGCCTCTCTGGTTGAAAATACTTGTGCTGCCGTATCCTCCTAAAAACTCGTGTCTGTATAAAATAAGGAGTATAAAATTCTGCCACATATCACAGTCTGTATCATCGTTATGATTACAGTTAATCACAGCGCTGGCAACAGCAGACACTCTGTAAGGGTCAAGACAAGCCCATCATAAAACCAAACCCCGTGCCTACAGGCAAACAAGAAAACCTCACCTCAGTTCTCTATCAAAATTGTGGGAGCAAAAAAAGTACTGAACTTGTCAGGAAACAGCAGCAAGAAGCAGGGAAATGGATATTCCAAGTTCAGGTAATGAAAAgagttatgttttctttttgcctctgtcCCCTGTGATCTCCTCAAGCTGCGTCAGCCAGAGAGAGAAGACACGTGTTTACAGTTAACATTGAGTGTTTCAGATGATTCCACAAAACAGTTCcaatttattacagaaaatactttttagttCACCAGATTCAGTGCCCTACTGCTAAAGAAACAACATTTAGTTCTCTTCTGGGAAGATCTTCCTTTTGGGTGAAGCACTAACCTGCAGCATGCAATAACTTGCTGTCTGCACGTCTCCAGTTCTGTCAACGTAACTCTCCATCAAGTCAACTCCATCTTTGGTCAGCCCCGTTAACAGTATTCCCTCCAAATTCCCAGCATCCTTCATTTCATTCGTCAGCTTCTCAATAAACCTgttcagctatttaaaaaaaaaaaaaataaaattacttgaaCTTTCGCCATCTGTTCATCCCTCCCTAACTCATTTATGTTGGTGACAAAACTTTTCACGATTTTCCATGCAAAGAGAAACGTTACGTATTCTTTAAATACTTCCGTGAATTTAAAAGACGACATTCCTGCTGTAAAACCAAGCCTTAATTCAAGAGAACATAAATATCTGGAAATAAATACTGAATAAGGACAAATACTCTCCAGTAAAACAGACACAGAGGTAATGCGATAGTGTTTAACAAACAGGTATGTGatgaatccattaaaaaaaacaacaaaacaagacaaataaacaaaactggAGCTGAAGATACAAACTGAAGCCCAGATTATCCCATAATTATATCCTACTGGGATCAGAAAAACCAAATCACTCATGACTCACTGCTTGCACTGTTCACCCCCCGCCCCAGAGTTTCTTCCGCCTCTAAATAAAGTCCAGCTTCAACACTTTGCTTAAACGTGCCACCACGAACTCACCTGAGCATCGTTGAGGAACTTGCACGCGAACGCCACCCTGTCTCGTACAGCTACGTTGTTTTCATACTTTGGAGAGAAAAACGGGAATATCACCATCACATGCAACTTTCCACTTCTTCAATACATTGTGAAAGTCAGTGTTAGTTACACTACAGTACAAGTGTCCTATGAAATCGATGACGTAGACAGAAACCATCTGAAGAAAGCTAACGCTGTGTATCAGAGAATTGTCCATGCTCGGATACAGGTGTGGGAGCAAGAGCGAAGCTCCTGGACCAACCCACTCAACCTGCAGGAGAGCCTGGTACAGCACACGCGACGTGGTTTTTCCAACTCCAGAAAAAGCAGCTTTACAAGGCAAAAACTACCTCCAAACACACATTTCTCACACATATACTGGCACTCAAGGTGCAGCAATACAATACTATTTACTGTCTGCTTTTTAATCGTTTCACTAGACGCAACACTAAAGAAATAGAATCGTTGACTAGATTAATCCTGGTAATTAGCTGTGCCTGTATTTTTCCCTCCTGATATTCTCGGAATAGAAACTGTGATTGATGCTGCCAAAACAAGATGTGCTCGGCAAAACATTTTCATGCAAACTTCAACAGGTCTCactaaagtaaaaattaaaatttaaaaccaaccaaccaacccaccctcATGATCTCTCAGTTTCCAATTCATCAATAAAAAccaactaaaataaataaaattattacctAACATCCAGAGAATAAGAACATTCTCTCtcgaagagagaaaaaaagactcgGGTTTCTCTCCTCTGGGATTCTtaccacatttttttcttaatactctAAAAGCATCACATTATGACAACTTTGTTTTCAACAGGTTTAGGCCAATTACCCTGTTGCGTTACAGGAGTCCTCCCTTGGGCTAAACAACTCCTACTGAATCCTGTATTTCTGTTGTTCTCTAGCCAAGGATCAAATACAGTACTTCTCCAAAAGCTCAAAGTATCTCATAATTAACCATTTAGTTCGCTCTTCACAAGGCAATTTTACATCAATTTCAGAAGATGTGAAACCATTCTGTCTACTCTTTCAacacagtgaaattattttaagaagtaaacaaggaaaaagaaaatacaaatgaatGCAAATGCATCTTGATCAAAGTTCTGCAAACTCCCCTGCACTTACTCTGCTTTGTGCATTTCTGTTATTaacctctctctcctttcccccccaGCTTAAGTTATTTTGATAACGTATTTCTAGTGGTTTAATAActccatgctaaaaaaaaaaagttactttaaaaatgtgtgaGCTATACTGGATATTTTGGCTTCTTGTGCACGTTTTGTTCACTAATGTAATGTTCACTAATGTGAGATGCCTGTTTAGCAGAAAAAACTGGTACCTGCCAGCATCAGAAGAAAGTAATACATTCTAATCTGATTAATTGATGGGAGTATATAGCCCTTCCTctacatacgtgtgtgtgtgtgtacacatatacaCCTATTACTTAAAGGAATTTTAACTCAAGAGAAATTTACTCACCAAAACACCATCGTATGACCCAGACTCACTTGTCAGGAAAGCAAACATAGCGCACAAGTAGGGGTTGTTCAGCTGCAGTCTCAGAGTACTGCACATTTCTCTCCAGAGGGAGTTCTTCTCATCCGTGTAGCCCGAGAGAGCCATTGCTACTACATTGAGGTTCAGATCACCTGGTTTATTAGAAACAATCAGTGAAACAGTATTCAAgttgaggatttaaaaaaaaaacccaccctattAAAACTAGAATTGAAAGCATCTGtttgaaaaggaacattttgtcAGGATGCAAGAGGAAATGCAGTAGAATTAACActtgttaaaataaatgtgtgtaCACCAGCATTTTTAGTTTCTGCTTTAAATGCCTCCCTTCAGGTAAGTTAACAACCCTAAAAGTCACAAGCCCACATCCATGACAGCCTCAGTTATATTTTTTATAGTGTATCACACTGGTTCTGGTGGTTTGAAGTAGTTTTGAACTGTGAAATGTATTCCTATCGCTACCATAAAAGATTGTCATTACCATAATCCATATGCACGAGAAGTGAAGCGATAGGATTGTATATAGAGCCATCACTGAACAGTCCTAGCTGGAGGATGACCATTGCACAGAGTGGCTTCAAGTTAAGAAGCTTCCTAAAAACATTAAATCTATTTCATCTAAATATTCATTCTGTCAGAaagttccattttatttttgaatttgaTGATAGCGAGTCTCTGCTCTGAACTCTCCCTATGGAAAGCACACACACGCTTCCCCTCCTACGCCAAAAAAGGGgcaatattaaatataaaagaacCTTAAGAGCTCCCTTCGTGTCTCACCTACCCAATTCAGTGGCAAGAGagtcttttaaatttaaacacaTGTAAATTGGAGCTGTAGGAGGAACACTggcaagaaaacagaacaaaaccacctccatctcctgcctCCGGTATCTAAACTTTTCCCTCAGACACTGCGGCTCTTACCAACCATTACtccaaaacaaatgttttctgcaGACCCTGAATATTACATTTCAGTTATTGCACAGCCATCGCGCTGGCGGAAACCCGCGTACAGCCCAACAGAAACAGATATTCCTGACATCCAGCCAAGAGGAAATGCCATTAAATATAAGAAACCCACTAGCTCCGAGTGTACCACTGTCTGGGGTGCGTATCAATCGGAAATCCTGGAACATATGCTCTATTTTAACCAGACATAAGGCACATGATAGTCTGACGAGTGAAAGATGAAGATTTATCAGATTCTCAGGCTCCAGTACAACCACTTCAAGCACGTATTTCGTAAGACAACGGGCGTCTTGCCCAGACTATCTTCCATAATTCTCTTTATAGAGATAAAATCTACTCAGGTGATACAACACCGAAACAAAAACTGCTGAACACAATACGTACCTTTTCCCGAGGAAGCCCCTTTATTTAGAATTTGTATCGCTCGCCGTATGTCCAAGTTGAAAAGGGCTACGGCAGCAGCTCGCTCCCAATCTCCTTCCTGTTCCAATGAATTTAAAAAAGGTTCCACATCTAAGTCAGTTCCCTTCTTTATCCACCCACAGAGCTGCAAAGCCAAGGATCGCTCCTCACTCAGGTACTGAATAATATCTGCCTGTCTATCGGACCCGCTCCTGCTGTGCCTGAGGTTCTCTGTTGTTCCTAGAAATGGGAAAGCAGTTAAATTATGCTTAAATCACAATCTGAATCGCAATCGCAGCACTTGGATTTCAATCATAAAGCAGAGTACAAAAGCTGAGTATCATATTTTAGTGCTTTAAAATAACATCACTAAAAACTCCATAGTACGGAGCAACATACACAAAATTATTGACACATATTCCCCACtaagtctttttctttcctccacctcctccgaTTTTGGAGGTTCCTGTTACAGTTGAAAGGATTGATTGGTTTGTTCAATCAGAAAATGCATAATAAACAGGCAAGGACTTGCTCTACCAGTTTTCCTCTTCTTAGCAAGCATCAACGTGCCAGAAGCTTTCTCACCATTCAAGAGTTATTTTTTTGCTCCAAGAAGCATCAATATTAATAAGACACATAACGAACAGAGAAGGCAAGATTCAAATAACAGATTAGAATACTAAAACCCCACGCTGAGCATGAGAGGCACAATGGGATGCACCAGGGCTGATAACCACTTCAGAACAAAACAGCTTCTTGAAACACTCTTATGTAAATCTACTGGGTACGTTTCCTACAGGAAAGTCAGGTTCCCACAACTACACCCCCATCTGgaactacaaaaaaaccccaaacataactTTTATGTAGGGGGCAAGAATTTTCAGTGCCACAGTCAAAAGGGTCTGAAATAGTTCAGTGGAAGATTCACCTCTGAGGATATTTTGTTTTTACGATTAGTGACTTTCCAAGAACACTTGGAAAATCCTGGAAATTACTGTCATATAAACCCTTAACTTACATACACTAAACACACGAACAGAAAtagtttgtttctgtatttttaaatagcctCTCTGAATCCTTTCTAAAGACAAGCCCACGAGGTGCATCATTCTGTAAACATACTTCAACAGAACTTAGCAAAGTTGCAACATTCTTACCCAAAGATGACTTCACAATTGATTTAATGCCAGCATAAACTAAGGGACCTTTGTTTCCTGTAAGTTTTTGATCCATATCTTCAGTATACTGCTTCATAAGTATTTTCATGTATAGGAAGCTTAATTTTTCCCAAGCGTttgaaaaatttattattttttttttaaatttaaaagtcaTATCCTATTAACGCGTGCAAAGTATTTACAGGACGTTGcattatatttaaatgcatttcatgTAACTGCTTTACATATAAAGGTACATTAATTCTTTAGGGTATAAAGGACAGTAAAATAAAGGATATAATGCAGAGTGTACCAAAGGGATTTCAGCTGAGGATCTTCGTTTCCAGCTAAGAGGTGATTTCTCCAAACCTGCTCAGTATCGAGACCATACCTTGACAAAGCTCTGAGCCGCATTTTGGTCGCTATGTCTTTTTCCAAGGAACTGGCTTTTCCTTCTTCCGTACACTCGTACAAGTGTCGTCCGCAAGCCCACATTAAGGACGTCACTGGACTCCACGCGAGAGAAATTCTTTCAAAAACCGTGAAGTCGGACATAGTCCTGTTGGGAGTCACTACCACCATCCGATTCTGACTTGTGGGGTGCCAGGCAAACGACGCGATGCAGTTTTCACAGGGTTGGACACTTCTTTCAATGATGGTTGGCTCAGTTTCATCCCCGATAGGGGTGGGGGTATGCTGCATGTCGTACAGTCTGATGATATTGCTATCCCTTGTTAAAGTAGCCAACAGCCCAGTGCGCGTTGGACACCACGCCACTTTTGTTAAGGGTTTCGGTTGCTCCGTCAAGGTCAAAACCGGCTTTTCAAACTTTCTCAAATCCCATATGGCAACCTGACCTTCGTAGAAGGAAGCTACACGATCGTGGAAATAGGGATCGACAGTCACTCCTTGGACAGCCTTGGtgttcacaaatattttttggcTCGTGTTCCTCAGGTCAAAGATAGCCAGGTTTCGATGCATTCCAGCTAAAAGCAGCTTCTGATCCCGTGGAAgccaacagagagagagacaagCATCGTTCTGTCCTAATTCGTAGAGCGGCTTCGTTACTACCAGTCCCGCTTCGGGATCTCCTGCCGAAAGTCTCACCTTCTCTGTAGCAACTGCGGTCTCCGGGGCGTATTTGCTGCTGATATCCCAGATCAATACCGAAAAGTCAGCCCGATGTTTATCCAAGCCGGCAGCAAGCCAGTTGCTATCGAGAGGGTTCCAGGCGAGGGTATTGCATTGCCGCGCGTGTTTGGGAACAAACTCTTTGCCTATCAGATCTTTACATTTCGAGTTGTGATCCTGTCCCAGGCTGGTCAGTACCACCCGACCGTTGGCCTGTCCGACGGCAAGGAGACATTCGGGATCGTACTTCGGATACCACGCCACGCATTTCATATACGGCGTATCCGAATTTATTGACAAGAGCGTAGCTGTGGTTTCTTCCGATAACCGCAAGGACCCTGCCTTGAGCTCTGAACTTACAGCCGAGTCGATGTGATACAGGCTCAACTCCGAATCGCAGACAACAAATCTGTCAACGTGGTGCGGGGCCCACAGAATGTCGGGTTTGGAGCCACTCATGTTTAGGGCAAGCTTACACACAATTTAAGCTCCTGTAAGAAGATTCAGGTGACATCCATGCATCTGGAAACTgttgagaaaataatttgtaagaacgttagaatcacagaactgtctgggttggaagggacctttcacatcatctagtccaaccatcaacctaactctgataaaaaccatcactaaaccatgtctctaagcactgtgtcaacccgtcttttaaatccctccagggatggtgcctcaatcccttccctgggcagcccattccaaggcttaataaccctttcagggtaaaagtttttcctaatatccaatctgaacctcccctggagcaacttgaggccgtttcctcttgtcccatcgcctgttccttgggagaagagaccgacccgccctggctacaccctcctttcagggaattggagagagcgagaaggtctcccctcagccttcttttctccaggctgaacaatcccagctccctcagcctctcctcataagactcgtcctccagacccctcatcaccagctccgttgcccttctctggacccgctccagcccctcaatgtctttttttgtggtgaggggcccaaaactggacccagcactcgaggtggggcctcaccagtgcccagtacagggagatgatcacctcctgagtcctactcaccatactgttcctgacacaggacgggatgccattggccttcttggccacctgggcacactgctggctcatgttcagccaacagtcaaccaacacccccaggtggagcttttctgccaggcagctccag comes from Numenius arquata chromosome 7, bNumArq3.hap1.1, whole genome shotgun sequence and encodes:
- the MIOS gene encoding GATOR2 complex protein MIOS; translation: MSGSKPDILWAPHHVDRFVVCDSELSLYHIDSAVSSELKAGSLRLSEETTATLLSINSDTPYMKCVAWYPKYDPECLLAVGQANGRVVLTSLGQDHNSKCKDLIGKEFVPKHARQCNTLAWNPLDSNWLAAGLDKHRADFSVLIWDISSKYAPETAVATEKVRLSAGDPEAGLVVTKPLYELGQNDACLSLCWLPRDQKLLLAGMHRNLAIFDLRNTSQKIFVNTKAVQGVTVDPYFHDRVASFYEGQVAIWDLRKFEKPVLTLTEQPKPLTKVAWCPTRTGLLATLTRDSNIIRLYDMQHTPTPIGDETEPTIIERSVQPCENCIASFAWHPTSQNRMVVVTPNRTMSDFTVFERISLAWSPVTSLMWACGRHLYECTEEGKASSLEKDIATKMRLRALSRYGLDTEQVWRNHLLAGNEDPQLKSLWYTLHFMKQYTEDMDQKLTGNKGPLVYAGIKSIVKSSLGTTENLRHSRSGSDRQADIIQYLSEERSLALQLCGWIKKGTDLDVEPFLNSLEQEGDWERAAAVALFNLDIRRAIQILNKGASSGKGDLNLNVVAMALSGYTDEKNSLWREMCSTLRLQLNNPYLCAMFAFLTSESGSYDGVLYENNVAVRDRVAFACKFLNDAQLNRFIEKLTNEMKDAGNLEGILLTGLTKDGVDLMESYVDRTGDVQTASYCMLQGSPSDVLKDERVQYWIENYRNLLDAWRFWHKRAEFDIHRSKLDPSSKPLAQVFVSCNFCGKSISYSCSAIPHQGRGFSQYGVSGSPTKSKVTSCPGCRKPLPRCALCLINMGTPVSSCPGGSKSDEKVDLSKDKKLAQFNNWFTWCHNCRHGGHAGHMLSWFRDHTECPVSACSCKCMQLDTTGNLIPAETVQA